The following proteins are encoded in a genomic region of Deinococcus sp. YIM 134068:
- a CDS encoding lipocalin family protein, with product MRLLTTGSVALVCTSLFTSCLPAPQVFDPARIPDAADLSSRNSATEWYYVSGFLPESGLAFHWAQFKVNYRGIPYHAGHVAIADLRAGKLYTFENESQRARFGFPPLLVEQGGWRLNQEAAAYRLQAGPLNLTLTPRKGPVVHPPGYSGTPEVGRLYYQSITRMDVGGTVALPGGETREARGLVWLDHQWGDQQPGAQARWDWFGLHLSDGSDLMLYRVRDGAGKVVQVAASRVDAAGVAREVPNVTMTPGRVYRSPSGREYVLGWEVRADNLSLTLEAARDEQELLFKNTSVAYWEGPVRGTGTQDGQAITAEGMGEFIGGLLTREEGGRFVPSGR from the coding sequence ATGCGACTCCTGACCACGGGTTCGGTGGCCCTCGTCTGTACCTCCCTGTTCACGTCCTGCCTTCCGGCCCCACAGGTGTTCGACCCGGCGCGGATTCCCGATGCCGCCGACCTGTCATCCCGCAACTCGGCGACGGAATGGTATTACGTCTCGGGCTTCCTGCCGGAGTCGGGGCTGGCCTTTCACTGGGCGCAGTTCAAGGTGAACTACCGGGGCATTCCTTACCACGCCGGGCATGTGGCGATTGCCGACCTGCGGGCGGGCAAGCTCTACACCTTCGAGAACGAGTCGCAGCGTGCCCGCTTCGGCTTCCCCCCGCTCTTGGTGGAGCAGGGGGGCTGGCGGCTGAATCAGGAGGCCGCCGCCTATCGCCTTCAGGCCGGGCCGCTCAACCTCACGCTGACGCCGCGCAAGGGGCCGGTCGTCCACCCGCCGGGCTACTCGGGCACGCCGGAGGTCGGGCGGCTGTACTACCAGAGCATCACGCGGATGGACGTGGGCGGGACTGTGGCGCTGCCGGGCGGCGAGACGCGGGAGGCGCGCGGGCTGGTATGGCTCGACCACCAGTGGGGCGACCAGCAGCCAGGCGCGCAGGCCCGCTGGGACTGGTTCGGGCTGCACCTCTCGGACGGCTCGGACCTGATGCTCTACCGGGTGCGCGACGGGGCCGGGAAGGTCGTGCAGGTCGCCGCCTCGCGCGTGGACGCGGCGGGCGTGGCGCGTGAGGTGCCGAACGTGACGATGACGCCGGGCCGCGTCTACCGCAGCCCCAGCGGACGCGAGTACGTGCTGGGATGGGAGGTCCGGGCCGACAATCTGAGCCTCACGCTGGAGGCCGCCCGCGACGAGCAGGAACTCCTGTTCAAGAACACCTCCGTCGCCTACTGGGAGGGGCCGGTGCGCGGCACGGGCACGCAGGACGGGCAGGCCATCACCGCCGAGGGCATGGGCGAGTTCATCGGCGGATTGCTGACGCGGGAGGAGGGGGGGCGGTTCGTGCCGTCGGGGCGGTGA
- a CDS encoding Ig-like domain-containing protein, producing MKNERGQVLARLTDMDGGNNPGVKMRRGPDGRYMVTVKRRWYQPQTVRNIPVQYDECGPARPTPVTVRLQPTPDAPTVREFRIVNVNSDNLMVVGYWPHFQRYTTFLDAPGSVSREVIWTSSRPDVATIDSGGMLRSVCSRELGRTTITATLKADPRHKSSTVFGRCGGGMVCKRGQVDR from the coding sequence GTGAAAAACGAGCGGGGGCAGGTGCTAGCGCGGCTCACTGATATGGACGGCGGGAACAATCCAGGGGTCAAGATGCGGCGGGGACCGGATGGACGCTATATGGTGACGGTCAAGCGCCGCTGGTATCAGCCACAGACCGTTCGTAATATTCCTGTGCAGTACGACGAATGCGGCCCAGCGCGGCCCACGCCCGTAACGGTCAGGCTCCAGCCCACACCTGACGCGCCGACCGTTCGCGAGTTCCGCATCGTGAACGTCAACTCGGACAATCTGATGGTGGTCGGCTATTGGCCCCATTTCCAGCGGTACACGACTTTCCTCGACGCCCCCGGCAGCGTCAGCCGCGAGGTCATCTGGACCTCCAGCCGCCCGGACGTGGCGACCATCGACTCCGGCGGGATGCTGCGCTCGGTGTGCAGCCGCGAGCTGGGCCGAACGACCATCACGGCGACCCTGAAGGCCGACCCACGGCACAAGTCCAGCACCGTCTTCGGTCGGTGCGGCGGTGGCATGGTCTGCAAGCGGGGACAGGTGGACCGCTAG